A genomic stretch from Arachis stenosperma cultivar V10309 chromosome 3, arast.V10309.gnm1.PFL2, whole genome shotgun sequence includes:
- the LOC130969653 gene encoding PAP-specific phosphatase HAL2-like, with the protein MPLYCYPLCANLPYTLKHDTFTNTLVEPSSTSSLLSFLHHKHPHNLSRHLSFASKFDEIYSSHAMEEDRKMFGLVSSEQEECYSKELDVAVRAVHMACCLSHKLDYNSTHDYEIADWSVQAIVSWIFSQCLGNENFSILVKDDVKTLTKTDASGLLESVVKTVNEILAESPRFGIQETKSPLGASEIIDMIKSHCNNSVGGPSGKFWTLSPVDQHAVALSLIEDGEVVLGVLGCPNYPMKKEWSSYPYSYLRIMSKLAPPTHESWNKGCVVYAKRGSGKAWKQPLLLHAHDKFVWPNHAKQVCFSSIEDPSLATFCETVEKANPISHSFTQGLAHSVGLRKQPLKVYSMAKYAAIAHGDAEAFMKFAKAGYKERIWDHAAGFIIMQEAGGMVTDARGSPLNFAKGLDIEGIDRGIVASCGATLHEKIIDAIDASWTSSCL; encoded by the exons ATGCCTTTATATTGTTACCCCTTGTGTGCAAACTTGCCATATACCTTGAAACATGACACATTCACAAACACCCTTGTAGAGCCTTCATCAACTTCTTCCTTATTGTCCTTCCTTCATCATAAACACCCTCACAATCTATCTAGGCACCTCAGTTTTGCTTCGAAATTCGACGAAATTTACTCTTCTCATGCCATGGAGGAGGACAGGAAAATGTTTGGTCTTGTctcatctgaacaagaggaatGTTATTCTAAGGAGTTGGATGTTGCTGTTAGAGCAGTGCACATGGCATGCTGCCTCTCTCACAAGCTGGATTATAATTCTACACATGATTATGAAATTGCAG ATTGGAGTGTCCAAGCAATTGTGAGTTGGATATTCTCCCAGTGTTTAGGGAATGAAAACTTCTCAATTCTAGTCAAAGATGATGTCAAAACTCTCACCAAAACTGATGCATCTGGTTTGTTAGAATCTGTTGTCAAAACAGTTAACGAAATTCTAGCCGAATCGCCTCGATTTGGAATCCAAGAAACAAAATCACCTCTTGGAGCTTCAGAGATTATTGACATGATCAAAAGTCACTGCAACAACTCCGTTGGGGGTCCGTCTGGAAAATTCTGGACACTTAGTCCTGTTGATCAGCATGCTGTAGCTCTATCACTCATAGAGGATGGAGAAGTGGTTCTTGGAGTTCTTGGTTGTCCTAACTACCCTATGAAAAAGGAATGGTCTAGTTATCCTTACAGCTATCTTAGGATCATGTCTAAGTTGGCTCCTCCAACACATGAATCTTGGAACAAAGGGTGTGTGGTTTATGCCAAAAGAGGAAGTGGCAAGGCTTGGAAGCAACCACTTCTTCTCCATGCTCATGACAAGTTTGTGTGGCCAAACCATGCAAAGCAAGTttgtttctcttccattgaggaTCCTTCATTGGCCACTTTCTGTGAAACAGTTGAGAAAGCTAATCCAATAAGTCACTCTTTTACTCAAGGACTAGCTCACAGTGTTGGTCTCAG GAAGCAACCATTAAAAGTATATAGCATGGCAAAATATGCAGCAATTGCTCATGGGGATGCTGAGGCTTTCATGAAGTTTGCAAAGGCAGGTTACAAGGAAAGAATATGGGATCATGCTGCTGGTTTTATCATCATGCAGGAGGCAGGTGGCATGGTAACAGATGCTAGAGGGAGTCCCCTAAACTTCGCAAAAGGATTAGATATAGAAGGCATTGACCGTGGTATAGTTGCTTCTTGTGGAGCCACATTGCATGAGAAGATCATTGATGCTATTGATGCTAGCTGGACCTCCTCTTGCCTTTAA
- the LOC130968938 gene encoding secretory carrier-associated membrane protein, translating into MAGRYDSNPFDEEEVNPFSNPGTVAPATNSRLPPLKPEPADYNYGFGATVDIPLDSSTDMKKKEKELQSKEAELRRREQELRRKEEAVARAGIVIEEKNWPPFFPIIHHDIANEIPIHLQRLQYVAFTTLLGLALCLTWNIVAVTAAWIKGEGVKIWFLAIIYFIAGVPGAYVLWYRPLYRAFRNESALKFGWFFMFYLLHIGFCILAAVAPPIVFKGKSLTGILSAIDVLGDHALIGIFYFIGFGLFCIETLISIWVIQQVYMYFRGSGKAAEMKREAARGAMRAAI; encoded by the exons ATGGCCGGTCGCTATGACAGTAACCCCTTCGATGAAGAAGAAGTTAATCCCTTCTCT AATCCTGGAACTGTTGCCCCTGCCACAAATTCAAGGCTTCCACCTTTGAAGCCAGAACCTGCTGATTACAATTATGGCTTTGGTGCGACTGTTGACATACCTCTTGATTCATCGACG gatatgaaaaagaaggagaaggaacTCCAATCCAAGGAGGCTGAATTGAGAAGACGGGAACAG GAActgagaagaaaagaagaagcagtTGCACGAG CTGGAATTGTTATTGAGGAGAAGAATTGGCCACCTTTTTTCCCCATTATCCATCATGATATTGCTAATGAAATTCCAATTCATCTTCAGAGACTGCAATACGTTGCATTTACTACGTTGTTAG GATTAGCATTGTGCCTGACATGGAACATTGTAGCTGTCACTGCAGCTTGGATTAAGGGTGAAG GTGTAAAAATATGGTTTCTTGCTATTATCTACTTCATAGCAGGGGTTCCTGGAGCATATGTTTTGTGGTATCGCCCACTATATCGTGCTTTTAG GAATGAAAGTGCTTTGAAATTTGGATGGTTCTTCATGTTTTACCTg CTTCACATTGGATTCTGCATCTTAGCTGCAGTTGCTCCTCCTATAGTTTTCAAAGGAAAATCCCTGAC AGGCATTTTGTCTGCCATAGATGTGCTGGGTGACCATGCTTTGATTGGC ATCTTCTACTTCATTGGATTTGGACTATTCTGCATCGAAACATTGATCAGCATTTGGGTTATTCAG CAAGTGTACATGTACTTCCGTGGCAGTGGCAAGGCTGCGGAGATGAAACGGGAGGCTGCAAGGGGAGCAATGAGGGCTGCAATCTGA
- the LOC130967746 gene encoding uncharacterized protein LOC130967746 isoform X3 produces MGKSSFKMRQLPMAVVCIVMLFVLFRTINYEYYQEEREKKWSFFGETMSQENADNFAKLKGLPQGIVHATSNFELRPLWLPSGLRSKVSDYSNRNLLAMPVGITQKNNVNDMVQKFLTGNFTIILFHYDGKVDEWSGFDWSRTVIHIAAQNQTKWWFAKRFLHPDIVSTYDYIFLWDEDLGVEHFSPSRYIEIVKEEGLEISQPALDPNSVEIHHRITVRARMKKVHRRVYELRGKTKCSEESQGPPCTGFVEGMAPVFSRSAWFCTWHLIQNDLVHGWGMDMKLGYCAQGDRTKNVGVVDSEYVVHKGIQTLGGDLTKDASTKTPPTKHGLDVRTEIRRQSTWELEVFKERWNRATSEDTRWVDPYKSDQRRFRRRRNSKRLS; encoded by the exons ATG GGAAAGTCAAGTTTCAAGATGAGACAACTGCCTATGGCAGTTGTTTGTATAGTGATGTTGTTTGTTTTGTTTAGAACTATAAATTATGAGTATTACCAAGAAGAG agagagaaaaagtggAGTTTCTTTGGAGAAACAATGTCACAG GAGAATGCTGACAATTTTGCAAAGTTAAAAGGCCTGCCGCAGGGTATAGTACACGCTACTTCAAATTTTGAGTTGAGGCCTTTATGGTTACCAAGTGGATTAAGGTCAAAG GTTAGTGATTACTCTAATAGGAACTTGCTGGCAATGCCAGTTGGAATTACACAAAAGAACAATGTAAATGACATGGTGCAAAAg TTTCTTACAGGaaattttacaattattttaTTCCATTATGATGGCAAAGTGGATGAGTGGTCAGGCTTTGATTGGAGCAGAACGGTCATACACATAGCTGCTCAAAATCAAACTAAGTG GTGGTTTGCAAAAAGATTTCTACATCCAGATATTGTATCTACTTATGATTATATCTTTCTCTGGGATGAGGATTTAGGGGTGGAGCATTTTTCTCCATCAAG ATACATTGAGATTGTGAaggaagaaggattggagaTATCACAACCAGCTCTTGACCCAAATTCAGTAGAAATACATCACAGAATTACAGTTAGAGCTAGGATGAAGAAAGTTCATAG AAGAGTCTATGAACTTAGAGGCAAAACTAAATGTTCAGAGGAAAGCCAAGGGCCACCATGTACCGG CTTTGTGGAGGGCATGGCTCCTGTTTTCTCTCGTTCGGCATGGTTTTGTACTTGGCATCTTATACAG AATGACCTTGTCCATGGATGGGGAATGGATATGAAGCTAGGATATTGTGCACAG GGTGATCGCACAAAAAATGTGGGGGTTGTCGATAGCGAATATGTTGTACATAAGGGAATACAAACTCTGGGTGGTGATTTAACAAAA GATGCAAGTACTAAAACACCACCTACG AAGCATGGCTTGGACGTGCGAACAGAG ATACGAAGACAATCAACATGGGAACTTGAAGTCTTCAAAGAGAGGTGGAATCGAGCTACTTCTGAGGACACTAGATGGGTAGACCCATATAAAAGTGATCAAAGGCGCTTCAGACGAAGGCGCAACAGCAAACGGCTATCATAA
- the LOC130967746 gene encoding uncharacterized protein LOC130967746 isoform X2, which produces MRSIKSWRWLMGRKIVLSDGLFSLLRNHWPLDYYKWNFSYTFFQYRVLLCFVTLSCAFLMQGKSSFKMRQLPMAVVCIVMLFVLFRTINYEYYQEEREKKWSFFGETMSQENADNFAKLKGLPQGIVHATSNFELRPLWLPSGLRSKVSDYSNRNLLAMPVGITQKNNVNDMVQKFLTGNFTIILFHYDGKVDEWSGFDWSRTVIHIAAQNQTKWWFAKRFLHPDIVSTYDYIFLWDEDLGVEHFSPSRYIEIVKEEGLEISQPALDPNSVEIHHRITVRARMKKVHRRVYELRGKTKCSEESQGPPCTGFVEGMAPVFSRSAWFCTWHLIQNDLVHGWGMDMKLGYCAQGDRTKNVGVVDSEYVVHKGIQTLGGDLTKDASTKTPPTHGLDVRTEIRRQSTWELEVFKERWNRATSEDTRWVDPYKSDQRRFRRRRNSKRLS; this is translated from the exons ATGAGGTCAATCAAATCATGGAGGTGGTTGATGGGAAGAAAGATTGTCTTGTCTGATGGTCTGTTCTCTTTACTTCGGAATCACTGGCCTTTAGATTATTATAAGTGGAATTTCTCGTATACATTTTTTCAATATCGAGTTCTTTTGTGCTTTGTAACCCTCAGTTGTGCTTTCTTGATGCAGGGAAAGTCAAGTTTCAAGATGAGACAACTGCCTATGGCAGTTGTTTGTATAGTGATGTTGTTTGTTTTGTTTAGAACTATAAATTATGAGTATTACCAAGAAGAG agagagaaaaagtggAGTTTCTTTGGAGAAACAATGTCACAG GAGAATGCTGACAATTTTGCAAAGTTAAAAGGCCTGCCGCAGGGTATAGTACACGCTACTTCAAATTTTGAGTTGAGGCCTTTATGGTTACCAAGTGGATTAAGGTCAAAG GTTAGTGATTACTCTAATAGGAACTTGCTGGCAATGCCAGTTGGAATTACACAAAAGAACAATGTAAATGACATGGTGCAAAAg TTTCTTACAGGaaattttacaattattttaTTCCATTATGATGGCAAAGTGGATGAGTGGTCAGGCTTTGATTGGAGCAGAACGGTCATACACATAGCTGCTCAAAATCAAACTAAGTG GTGGTTTGCAAAAAGATTTCTACATCCAGATATTGTATCTACTTATGATTATATCTTTCTCTGGGATGAGGATTTAGGGGTGGAGCATTTTTCTCCATCAAG ATACATTGAGATTGTGAaggaagaaggattggagaTATCACAACCAGCTCTTGACCCAAATTCAGTAGAAATACATCACAGAATTACAGTTAGAGCTAGGATGAAGAAAGTTCATAG AAGAGTCTATGAACTTAGAGGCAAAACTAAATGTTCAGAGGAAAGCCAAGGGCCACCATGTACCGG CTTTGTGGAGGGCATGGCTCCTGTTTTCTCTCGTTCGGCATGGTTTTGTACTTGGCATCTTATACAG AATGACCTTGTCCATGGATGGGGAATGGATATGAAGCTAGGATATTGTGCACAG GGTGATCGCACAAAAAATGTGGGGGTTGTCGATAGCGAATATGTTGTACATAAGGGAATACAAACTCTGGGTGGTGATTTAACAAAA GATGCAAGTACTAAAACACCACCTACG CATGGCTTGGACGTGCGAACAGAG ATACGAAGACAATCAACATGGGAACTTGAAGTCTTCAAAGAGAGGTGGAATCGAGCTACTTCTGAGGACACTAGATGGGTAGACCCATATAAAAGTGATCAAAGGCGCTTCAGACGAAGGCGCAACAGCAAACGGCTATCATAA
- the LOC130967746 gene encoding uncharacterized protein LOC130967746 isoform X1, with protein MRSIKSWRWLMGRKIVLSDGLFSLLRNHWPLDYYKWNFSYTFFQYRVLLCFVTLSCAFLMQGKSSFKMRQLPMAVVCIVMLFVLFRTINYEYYQEEREKKWSFFGETMSQENADNFAKLKGLPQGIVHATSNFELRPLWLPSGLRSKVSDYSNRNLLAMPVGITQKNNVNDMVQKFLTGNFTIILFHYDGKVDEWSGFDWSRTVIHIAAQNQTKWWFAKRFLHPDIVSTYDYIFLWDEDLGVEHFSPSRYIEIVKEEGLEISQPALDPNSVEIHHRITVRARMKKVHRRVYELRGKTKCSEESQGPPCTGFVEGMAPVFSRSAWFCTWHLIQNDLVHGWGMDMKLGYCAQGDRTKNVGVVDSEYVVHKGIQTLGGDLTKDASTKTPPTKHGLDVRTEIRRQSTWELEVFKERWNRATSEDTRWVDPYKSDQRRFRRRRNSKRLS; from the exons ATGAGGTCAATCAAATCATGGAGGTGGTTGATGGGAAGAAAGATTGTCTTGTCTGATGGTCTGTTCTCTTTACTTCGGAATCACTGGCCTTTAGATTATTATAAGTGGAATTTCTCGTATACATTTTTTCAATATCGAGTTCTTTTGTGCTTTGTAACCCTCAGTTGTGCTTTCTTGATGCAGGGAAAGTCAAGTTTCAAGATGAGACAACTGCCTATGGCAGTTGTTTGTATAGTGATGTTGTTTGTTTTGTTTAGAACTATAAATTATGAGTATTACCAAGAAGAG agagagaaaaagtggAGTTTCTTTGGAGAAACAATGTCACAG GAGAATGCTGACAATTTTGCAAAGTTAAAAGGCCTGCCGCAGGGTATAGTACACGCTACTTCAAATTTTGAGTTGAGGCCTTTATGGTTACCAAGTGGATTAAGGTCAAAG GTTAGTGATTACTCTAATAGGAACTTGCTGGCAATGCCAGTTGGAATTACACAAAAGAACAATGTAAATGACATGGTGCAAAAg TTTCTTACAGGaaattttacaattattttaTTCCATTATGATGGCAAAGTGGATGAGTGGTCAGGCTTTGATTGGAGCAGAACGGTCATACACATAGCTGCTCAAAATCAAACTAAGTG GTGGTTTGCAAAAAGATTTCTACATCCAGATATTGTATCTACTTATGATTATATCTTTCTCTGGGATGAGGATTTAGGGGTGGAGCATTTTTCTCCATCAAG ATACATTGAGATTGTGAaggaagaaggattggagaTATCACAACCAGCTCTTGACCCAAATTCAGTAGAAATACATCACAGAATTACAGTTAGAGCTAGGATGAAGAAAGTTCATAG AAGAGTCTATGAACTTAGAGGCAAAACTAAATGTTCAGAGGAAAGCCAAGGGCCACCATGTACCGG CTTTGTGGAGGGCATGGCTCCTGTTTTCTCTCGTTCGGCATGGTTTTGTACTTGGCATCTTATACAG AATGACCTTGTCCATGGATGGGGAATGGATATGAAGCTAGGATATTGTGCACAG GGTGATCGCACAAAAAATGTGGGGGTTGTCGATAGCGAATATGTTGTACATAAGGGAATACAAACTCTGGGTGGTGATTTAACAAAA GATGCAAGTACTAAAACACCACCTACG AAGCATGGCTTGGACGTGCGAACAGAG ATACGAAGACAATCAACATGGGAACTTGAAGTCTTCAAAGAGAGGTGGAATCGAGCTACTTCTGAGGACACTAGATGGGTAGACCCATATAAAAGTGATCAAAGGCGCTTCAGACGAAGGCGCAACAGCAAACGGCTATCATAA
- the LOC130967746 gene encoding uncharacterized protein LOC130967746 isoform X4: MSQENADNFAKLKGLPQGIVHATSNFELRPLWLPSGLRSKVSDYSNRNLLAMPVGITQKNNVNDMVQKFLTGNFTIILFHYDGKVDEWSGFDWSRTVIHIAAQNQTKWWFAKRFLHPDIVSTYDYIFLWDEDLGVEHFSPSRYIEIVKEEGLEISQPALDPNSVEIHHRITVRARMKKVHRRVYELRGKTKCSEESQGPPCTGFVEGMAPVFSRSAWFCTWHLIQNDLVHGWGMDMKLGYCAQGDRTKNVGVVDSEYVVHKGIQTLGGDLTKDASTKTPPTKHGLDVRTEIRRQSTWELEVFKERWNRATSEDTRWVDPYKSDQRRFRRRRNSKRLS; the protein is encoded by the exons ATGTCACAG GAGAATGCTGACAATTTTGCAAAGTTAAAAGGCCTGCCGCAGGGTATAGTACACGCTACTTCAAATTTTGAGTTGAGGCCTTTATGGTTACCAAGTGGATTAAGGTCAAAG GTTAGTGATTACTCTAATAGGAACTTGCTGGCAATGCCAGTTGGAATTACACAAAAGAACAATGTAAATGACATGGTGCAAAAg TTTCTTACAGGaaattttacaattattttaTTCCATTATGATGGCAAAGTGGATGAGTGGTCAGGCTTTGATTGGAGCAGAACGGTCATACACATAGCTGCTCAAAATCAAACTAAGTG GTGGTTTGCAAAAAGATTTCTACATCCAGATATTGTATCTACTTATGATTATATCTTTCTCTGGGATGAGGATTTAGGGGTGGAGCATTTTTCTCCATCAAG ATACATTGAGATTGTGAaggaagaaggattggagaTATCACAACCAGCTCTTGACCCAAATTCAGTAGAAATACATCACAGAATTACAGTTAGAGCTAGGATGAAGAAAGTTCATAG AAGAGTCTATGAACTTAGAGGCAAAACTAAATGTTCAGAGGAAAGCCAAGGGCCACCATGTACCGG CTTTGTGGAGGGCATGGCTCCTGTTTTCTCTCGTTCGGCATGGTTTTGTACTTGGCATCTTATACAG AATGACCTTGTCCATGGATGGGGAATGGATATGAAGCTAGGATATTGTGCACAG GGTGATCGCACAAAAAATGTGGGGGTTGTCGATAGCGAATATGTTGTACATAAGGGAATACAAACTCTGGGTGGTGATTTAACAAAA GATGCAAGTACTAAAACACCACCTACG AAGCATGGCTTGGACGTGCGAACAGAG ATACGAAGACAATCAACATGGGAACTTGAAGTCTTCAAAGAGAGGTGGAATCGAGCTACTTCTGAGGACACTAGATGGGTAGACCCATATAAAAGTGATCAAAGGCGCTTCAGACGAAGGCGCAACAGCAAACGGCTATCATAA